ATTTTGAATGGACTTCGTATCTATTGAGCACGTATTTGGGTGGCTTGCGGGGCATGCGGTCTTTTCTGCGCACTCCTTGAGTGCATACGAGCTGAGACTATGGCCTTCTTTGGATTCCTGCGAGCTCGATCTACAACCCATGCTCGTGGACCCCTTTAGTGAGTCGTGTTTGTGAACTCTCCTTGCGAGTTATATCTGCAAATCCATTTCATTGTCCTCTCGGGATTCTCTTTACACTTAGTCTTCAAATGGGATATATCCCGATCATGGGTCGAAAAGTACTCAGATCCTTTCTAGAACTTGAGTCGTGGCTACTTATGTATAACAAGGAACAATCTTCTACTATATGGTTTTTGCATGCTTTCGTCGTAAATATAAGTAAGGCAtgtcataatttttttattaattttattcatATATTTATACAATCAATTTCAACGAGTTAAAAATTTGAGTCGATTTTCAGTTTAACAAAACCAGAagtataaaatcataaaaaatattcatttgggttaaaaattttaaattggcaAGGTTTTGCAATGGCATCAAAGATTATTGAAGTGACCCAGAGGGGACACCTGAAAAGTAGGTGAACTGGCAGTTTTATATGTGTGTTGGAGATGAGGGATAGTTTCAGCTACCAGGATTACTCATGGTGACTGACATGGGCTGCCTTGGTGGAAGCTTTGATATTCGGATTTGGATGTGTCAGGGATGTCGGCACGAAATCAAGAGATAGGCAGttaaccctaaacttttgcaaatTTATCTCCATCTCCTCACTCGTATGCATCTAATGCGGTGTTTGGAGAGTGGTCGGGCATTCAATTCTCATCAACCACAATATTATTTACCTCTCGTGATCAAAATATTAATCACCATTATTATAAGATatgtgtattttattttttaaggtaaattattaaaatagttatttttgtttgttttaagttacattttaattatttatatttaaaattttatgttttaatcactTATGGTATcgtattgtaacattttagtccgTTAATTGCAGTTAACAGTATAACAAGAAGTTGATgtgttaaatcatcattttaaacaaaattctAGACTAATTTATACAAATTGGTCTCTATATttttgttttgagcaatttatttttttctcttttatgtttttaaaatttctttatttttattctctTCTCTTCTCCTTCCATTTTCCCTATTATCtattttttaacataattttttatgttttaacaaatgaaaaatatagaaaaactacattaaaagaaataaaaagaaatgaaGAAGCGAAAGAGAATAGAGGAGAAGCAtaagagaatgaaaaataaaataaaaaattaaattgttcaaaatgaaaaatatatgaatcaattgtaaaatttaacttgaaattttgtttgaaatgattatTTAAAAGTGTCATGTCAACTTATCATTAATAGCAACTAACGATTTAGTaactaaaatattacaacatgataatataagtgactaaaacataatattttataatgactaaaataaaagtaactattttaattgtttaagttgttttataataattttctaGGGATTGCTTTCTCGAAGCAGTACTCGATAAGCTTTCACTAGTGAGTTGTATGGAAaggtttaaattaataaatatttttatagtaattgctttataaaatatatttaattattctgTACTCAATCTGAGTTGGTCCAACTGGATTGAGGTTTTACAATAGTACAAGTCGTCATCTTCCATTGATCTAAAGTTGGAGGCAATCGTCTCACTATTTCTGTTCCCTTCTCTTCACCAAGACATTCAAACCACCAGCCATATGGCCGGTCAATAGAGGAACAAAAACCGGTTGTTCCCGGTTCACCGGTCTGATCTCGAACTTCTTCAGTATCGAAGCCACCACATACTTCATCTGAATAAACGCCATTTCTTTCCCAAGGCAAACTCTTGGACCGGCTTGAAAAACCGGGAACTTGAAAGGGCTGACAGGCTTTAGCAGCCCATTCTCTGCACCCGGTTCTTGGAACCACCGGTCCGGTTTGAAATCGAACCAATCCTTTCCCCATAACGCCTCCATCCTCCCCATCCCGTAAGGGAAATACGTTACTCTATCTCCTTTCCCGACGAAAGTCCCATCGGGTAAAACGTCATCGTCTAAGGCGTGTTTTGAGTCCCATGACACCGGCGGGTAAAGCCTCATTGACTCACAAATGCAGGCTTTCACGCAATTCATTTCCTTTAACGTTTCGAAATCCAGTCCATTTCCGCCATTACAGAGCATCGATTCCACTTCTTTCACCATCATTTTCTCCGCATTTTCATGCTTCGAAAGCAGCCAAAACAGCCACGTCATCGCTGAGGAGGTGGTGTCTCTTCCAGCCATTATGAAGCTAATCACCATATCTCTCACGACATCACGGTCGTGTCCATCTGATAACAGCCTCGACAGTAAGTCTTCGCCGCCTCTGGCGGCTGCGCTTTTGGCCTTCGCTTCTTCGAGAGCCTTCTTTTTGTTCCGAATAATCTCCAATACGCAGCCGTGAACGAGATCGATCGCTTCCTTCAGTTTCTTTTCCGACCCGACGTTAAGGGCTCTCTTCAGTTTCCACACCACGAACATGGGCGCCATTCCCCGCATGGCGGATATCTCCGATGCGGTATCGAACGCTTTAACGAGCGGCGGCACTGGTTTCGAAAGATCCAAGCAACAAGGGTCGTAACCCAATGATACTTTACACACGGTGTCGAATGCGAATCTTCTTAACACGTCTTGCAAATCAAGGACTTCCTCGGCCTCCATCGCCGCTTCAAGCAACGGTACCAGCCGATCATCCACCACTTCTTGGAGGGTTTTCACCACGAATTCTCTCAATGACTTTGTACTAAACTCATGGCTGGCGAGCTTCCGTTGAGTACTCCACAGCTCCCCATCGACGTTAAATATCCCACAACCGAGAAGATCGCCCAGGATTTCAGTGAAAGGTCTGCCTTTAGGGAAATTATTGAAGTTGGTCTTAAGTATATACTCGATATTAGCAGGATTCGCAGTGACGACCGTACGACGTGCACCGAGACGGCTCACCACGATGGTCTGGCAAGGCGACTCCGACAAAAGATCAGTGTACCAATCCAAGAGACGGCTGCGATTCTTGTAAAAAGAGATGAGACAGCCGAGAAACGGATACGAAGGCTGCCCATTGGAATCCGAAAACGTTTTCTTGGCCGAAAAAGAGTGTATAAATTCGTGCATGAAAGATGAAACGACACTAGAGAATAtgaaaaacccaaataaaaaacCCAAGAAGAAAGAGGTAACCATTCTTGCAGATTACTACACAAGAGGAGCGATTAGGGTTGTTTTGGGTGCACGTAATGAAGATGAAGAGAAAGGGTTATTTATATAGAGGGTGAAAAACCGACCAATAAAGCTAATGTCAGTTGATTGAGTAAGATTACGGCTTGAAAGTAAAAAGAGACAAATCATATTGGTCTTGTCAAAATGGTTTTTTTCGGAAGTCGGCCAATTCCTTCTTACATCAAAGAAAACATGCATGTTTTGAATTGAAATTAtttgaatttagaatttttttaatatatattacacATAGTAATAAATtcagttttaatatttattttatttgttatttaattttaatattgtttACAGATTACATTGGTTCTCAATATTtaaattttgttcaatttttaaa
This is a stretch of genomic DNA from Gossypium arboreum isolate Shixiya-1 chromosome 11, ASM2569848v2, whole genome shotgun sequence. It encodes these proteins:
- the LOC108477615 gene encoding cytochrome P450 94B3 — its product is MVTSFFLGFLFGFFIFSSVVSSFMHEFIHSFSAKKTFSDSNGQPSYPFLGCLISFYKNRSRLLDWYTDLLSESPCQTIVVSRLGARRTVVTANPANIEYILKTNFNNFPKGRPFTEILGDLLGCGIFNVDGELWSTQRKLASHEFSTKSLREFVVKTLQEVVDDRLVPLLEAAMEAEEVLDLQDVLRRFAFDTVCKVSLGYDPCCLDLSKPVPPLVKAFDTASEISAMRGMAPMFVVWKLKRALNVGSEKKLKEAIDLVHGCVLEIIRNKKKALEEAKAKSAAARGGEDLLSRLLSDGHDRDVVRDMVISFIMAGRDTTSSAMTWLFWLLSKHENAEKMMVKEVESMLCNGGNGLDFETLKEMNCVKACICESMRLYPPVSWDSKHALDDDVLPDGTFVGKGDRVTYFPYGMGRMEALWGKDWFDFKPDRWFQEPGAENGLLKPVSPFKFPVFQAGPRVCLGKEMAFIQMKYVVASILKKFEIRPVNREQPVFVPLLTGHMAGGLNVLVKRREQK